From a region of the Impatiens glandulifera chromosome 4, dImpGla2.1, whole genome shotgun sequence genome:
- the LOC124936834 gene encoding GDSL esterase/lipase At5g03610-like: protein MAKSKFISYLSIFFFILLAANYEGANGHNHHYRHRFHPKKLFVFGDSYVDTGNTNKSLSISWKVPYGITFPNKPAGRFSDGRVLTDFLARFYGLKSPLPYMLRNLAGKKAFRYGTNFAFGGTGVFNTVFPGANMTVQTGFLKTLLDGSHYSQRDLDTSMALVALSGNDYSTYLFRGGLFQNIPAFITQVVNQLAINLKSIHDMGVKKVVVTSLQPLGCLPRSTILNSFSQCNATENTAVEFHNLLLRQAVAKLNNETANTNRGSPAFIILDLFSSFNTTIFHDDKFVNPLKPCCMGIKNGSCGVVNSSGVKMYTLCKKPENSFFWDTVHPTQAGWRAVYLTLRSSLSQI from the exons ATGGCAAAGAGCAAGTTCATCTCCTATTtatccatcttcttcttcattcttcttGCAG CCAACTATGAAGGAGCTAATGGCCATAATCACCACTATAGGCATAGATTTCATCCCAAAAAGTTATTTGTGTTCGGAGACTCTTACGTCGATACAGGCAACACCAACAAATCTTTGTCTATTTCTTGGAAGGTTCCATATGGTATCACTTTTCCCAACAAGCCTGCTGGACGATTCTCAGATGGTCGCGTTTTAACCGATTTTCTTG CTAGATTCTATGGATTGAAGTCTCCGTTACCATACATGCTAAGGAACTTAGCAGGCAAGAAGGCGTTTAGGTATGGAACGAACTTTGCCTTCGGTGGTACGGGAGTATTCAATACTGTATTCCCCGGAGCAAACATGACCGTCCAAACAGGTTTCCTCAAGACACTATTGGACGGTTCTCATTATTCCCAAAGGGATTTAGATACCTCGATGGCATTAGTTGCTCTATCCGGTAACGATTATAGCACATACCTCTTTAGAGGTGGCCTCTTCCAG AATATTCCAGCATTCATTACCCAAGTTGTAAATCAACTAGCAATCAATCTAAAGAGTATTCACGATATGGGGGTGAAAAAAGTGGTTGTAACCTCTCTTCAGCCATTGGGTTGCCTTCCAAGAAGTACAATCCTCAACTCTTTTAGCCAATGCAATGCCACTGAGAACACCGCCGTCGAATTCCACAACCTATTGCTTCGACAAGCCGTCGCTAAGCTCAACAACGAAACCGCTAACACAAACAGAGGGTCCCCCGCCTTCATCATCCTCGATCTCTTCTCTTCCTTCAACACAACAATCTTTCATGATGATAAGTTTGTTAATCCGTTGAAGCCTTGTTGCATGGGGATCAAAAACGGTAGTTGTGGTGTTGTCAATAGTTCGGGAGTAAAAATGTATACTTTGTGTAAGAAGCCCGAGAATTCATTCTTTTGGGATACAGTACATCCCACTCAAGCTGGTTGGCGTGCTGTTTATCTCACTCTCCGATCTTCCCTAAGTCAAATTTGA